A window from Pseudopipra pipra isolate bDixPip1 chromosome 25, bDixPip1.hap1, whole genome shotgun sequence encodes these proteins:
- the FGD2 gene encoding FYVE, RhoGEF and PH domain-containing protein 2, producing the protein MEGEVDNQQSVVKLVAAFEEHCRDSTFAWRDNQAPHSQTTAAASQPQQLPASPARWSLSLRAARLQGEQEQEEEQQGQHGLSFKCLCSLRHKICEDNWRRPQGSGLEPGKEEPEEKKIALELLETEQAYVNRLHLLDQVFYTELMKEAKTGKTVPEEVVKMIFSNISSIHQFHYEFFLPELRKRMEDWNCNPRIGDVIQKLAPFLKMYGEYVKNFDKAVELITAWSEKSPPFQELIADIQKRKVCANLTLQHHMLEPVQRIPRYELLLKDYVRKLPPESPDRGDAEKALEMIFIVAKHSNAAIAEMERLQNLWVVYQRLGLEDDIVDPSNQLIKEGPIQKVSTRNNSTSEKYLFLFNNMLLYCVPKVIQVGAEFQVRLRMDVDGMKVWELKDTEFPHTFLVSGKQRTLQLQARSGEEMDAWIKAFQDAIDRKEKRSETFKTAVPGLETDTPALKTEELGRRAPQWVRDNLVTMCMRCREPFNAITRRRHHCRACGYVVCARCSDYRVELQYDGNRLNRVCQECYIFLTGHAVPEDREGKHKGILEKGAAEVSSRSLLCSSLQLLDKNGKGGTRGWFVIPQDDPLVLYIYAAPQDVRAHTSIPLLGYQVKDLPQSDSRHLFQLAQSGQVHTFLADTEELKRRWMRAMARSAAGITHPEDEEEDADPCDKAE; encoded by the exons ATGGAGGGAGAGGTGGATAATCAGCAGAGTGTGGTGAAGCTGGTGGCTGCGTTTGAAGAGCACTG CAGGGACAGCACATTTGCCTGGAGGGATAACCAGGCTCCTCACAGCCAGaccactgctgcagccagccagccccagcagctTCCAGCATCCCCTGCCCGCTGGAGCCTCTCCCTGAGGGCTGCCAGGCTCCAAGGGGAgcaagagcaggaggaggagcagcaagGTCAGCATGGACTCAGCTTCAAATGCCTCTGTTCTTTGCGACACAAAATCTGTGAGGACAACTGGAGGAGGCCCCagggctcagggctggagcCTGGCAAGGAG GaaccagaggaaaagaaaatcgctctggagctgctggagacagagcaggCTTATGTCAACCGCCTCCACCTCCTCGACCAG GTGTTCTACACAGAGCTGATGAAAGAAGCCAAAACTGGAAAGACGGTCCCAGAGGAGGTGGTGAAAATGATCTTCTCCAACATCTCCTCCATCCACCAGTTTCACTACGAGTTCTTCCTGCCGGAGCTGCGGAAGCGCATGGAGGATTG gaactgCAACCCCCGGATTGGGGATGTGATCCAGAAACTTGCACCATTCCTCAAGATGTACGGAGAATACGTGAAGAACTTCGACAAGGCCGTGGAGCTCATCACTGCCTGGTCAGAGAAATCCCCGCCCTTCCAGGAGCTCATTGCTGACATCCAG AAGAGGAAGGTCTGTGCTAATCTAACGCTGCAGCACCACATGCTGGAGCCTGTGCAGAGGATCCCACGCTACGAACTCCTCCTGAAAGATTATGTCCGGAAACTGCCGCCTGAGTCCCCCGACAGGGGCGATGCCGAGA AGGCCCTGGAGATGATCTTTATAGTGGCCAAGCACTCCAACGCAGCTATCGCCGAGATG GAACGGCTGCAGAACCTCTGGGTGGTCTATCAGCGGCTGGGCCTCGAGGATGACATTGTGGATCCCTCCAACCAGCTGATCAAGGAGGGACCCATCCAAAAAGTTTCCACCCGCAACAACAGCACGTCGGAGAAGTACCTGTTcctg TTCAACAACATGCTGCTGTACTGCGTGCCCAAGGTCATCCAGGTGGGCGCCGAGTTCCAGGTCCGCCTCCGCATGGACGTGGACGGCATGAAG GTGTGGGAGCTGAAGGACACAGAGTTCCCTCACACCTTCCTGGTGTCGGGAAAGCAGCGGACGCTGCAGCTGCAGGCCAG gtctggggaggagatggatgCCTGGATCAAG GCCTTCCAAGATGCCATTGacaggaaggagaagagaagTGAGACCTTTAAGACAGCAGTACCTGGACTGGAGACAGACACCCCTGCCCTGAAG ACAGAGGAGCTGGGCCGCCGAGCTCCGCAGTGGGTGCGGGACAACCTGGTGACGATGTGCATGCGCTGCAGGGAGCCCTTCAACGCCATCACCCGCCGGAGACACCACTGCCGAGCCTGTGGATAC gtggTGTGTGCTCGCTGCTCTGACTACAGGGTTGAGCTGCAGTACGACGGGAACCGCCTGAACCGCGTCTGCCAGGAGTGTTACATCTTCCTGACGGGCCACGCGGTGCCCGAGGACCGGGAGGGGAAGCACAAAGGCATCCTGGAG AAAGGAGCTGCAGAGGTATCAAGCAGGAGTTTGCTCTGCAgttccctgcagctgctggacaAGAACGGCAAGGGGGGGACGCGGGGCTGGTTTGTGATCCCGCAGGACGATCCCCTCGTGCTGTACATCTACGCAGCCCCCCAG GACGTGCGAGCCCACACCTCCATCCCCCTCCTGGGCTACCAGGTGAAGGACCTGCCCCAGAGCGACTCCCGCCACCTCTTCCAGCTGGCGCAGTCCGGGCAGGTTCACACCTTCCTGGCCGACACCGAGGAGCTGAAGCGGCGCTGGATGAGGGCCATGGCACGCTCTGCCGCAGGGATCACACACccagaggatgaggaggaggatgcagaCCCCTGTGACAAAGCAGAATGA
- the MTCH1 gene encoding mitochondrial carrier homolog 1 yields the protein MAAVAALPPGALSPPGAGGPAGDAAAAEGAEGLFVLLGAGVAAASHPLLYVKLLVQVGHEPLPPTVGRNVLGRKVLYLPGFFTYARHIVEVDGKRGLFRGLTPRLISSTLSTITRGSVKKAFPLEDMEHVSNKDDVKTSLRKVVRETSHEMMMQCVSRVVSHPLHVISMRCMVQFVGREVKYSGVFSAIGRIFKEEGILGFFVGLVPHILGDVIFLWCCNLVAHFINTYAVDDNFSQASVIRSYTKFVMGIAVSMLTYPFLLVGDLMAVNNCGLRAGLPPYAPAFTSWIHCWRYLSAQGQLFRGSSLLFRRAPIPAASFPID from the exons AtggcggcggtggcggcgctGCCCCCGGGGGCGCTGTCGCCGCCCGGCGCTGGCGGCCCCGCGGGGGACGCGGCGGCCGCTGAGGGAGCCGAGGGGCTCTTCGTGCTGCTGGGCGCGGGGGTGGCCGCCGCCAGCCACCCCCTGCTCTACGTCAAGCTGCTCGTGCAG GTTGGGCACGAGCCACTACCTCCAACTGTTGGAAGAAATGTGCTGGGAAGGAAAGTCCTGTACCTGCCTGGCTTCTTCACCTACG CCAGACACATCGTGGAAGTGGATGGGAAAAGAGGCCTCTTCCGTGGTCTGACTCCTCGCCTCATCTCAAGCACTTTATCAACCATCACCAGGGGGAGTGTGAAGAAG GCTTTTCCACTGGAAGACATGGAGCACGTGTCTAACAAGGATGATGTGAAAACTTCCCTTAGGAAAGTGGTGAGAGAG ACATCCCACGAGATGATGATGCAGTGTGTGTCCCGGGTTGTCTCACATCCACTGCATG TGATCTCCATGCGCTGCATGGTCCAGTTTGTGGGCCGGGAAGTCAAATACAG TGGTGTGTTCAGTGCCATTGGCAGGATATTTAAGGAAGAAGGGATCCTGGGATTCTTTGT TGGTTTAGTCCCTCACATCCTGGGGGATGTCATCTTCCTCTGGTGCTGCAACCTCGTGGCTCACTTCATCAACACCTACGCAGTGGACGATAAC TTCAGCCAGGCATCAGTGATCCGGAGCTACACAAAGTTCGTGATGGGG ATTGCTGTGAGCATGCTGACGTACCCATTCCTTCTCGTGGGAGATCTCATGGCAGTGAACAACTGTGG GTTGCGCGCCGGCCTCCCTCCCTACGCTCCCGCTTTCACATCCTGGATCCACTGCTGGAGGTACCTCAGTGCTCAG GGGCAGCTGTTCCGTGGCTCCAGCTTGCTCTTCCGCAGGGCTCCCATCCCAGCTGCCTCCTTCCCCATCGACTGa